The following are encoded in a window of Plasmodium vivax chromosome 10, whole genome shotgun sequence genomic DNA:
- a CDS encoding hypothetical protein, conserved (encoded by transcript PVX_080390A) produces the protein MQYVKSKTVVILGSTGKLSDGSVAIKKSNTSLKKELHTDVQGERHKRDDPPDEERQTSENAPRLKSSLKKKISSLDGSTLEQVSSKRAGVGGSSSGASEGSLNGETSKMGATLEGGKNEGDESSADDDRNTDGGGNTDAGANSGDEQSADKPKGAAKGATKKVSVFQRLATTHTLSSSYRRASPKLKKLHTENLQAALKGGGPKKAFSMKVDKNVTYSSFAPYNKARKINAERKLNMIRAKTQILKIAERFMSTEKIKSFQMVERRNTQSLARGGKPHSEMEQLEREEKLEREEKLERLKKLEKTGGRKPGDIPIPLRGSSTKHGDLGKANQKNRPTLRKHKKMVLQKTGSQQGLPLFENMLGVSHSGGVYTWDGYQWRKINILYEYFVSLCTDKKGHILCINTDFKPGFLMSNRCFQKIDTHREALFLKMAISGRNKMWAINLRGDLQKWDKYEWVQEKKAYGIAKLKSLAFDRSDRLWVLDEKNYFYIYHTERKNWMLHSDSSKGGGGNINDFDFNESNFLVALTSDGMIKFCRNGRWVRCGMLGQVKISSLHFSRRGGG, from the coding sequence ATGCAATACGTAAAGAGCAAAACGGTGGTTATTCTCGGATCGACTGGCAAATTGAGTGACGGCAGCGTTGCCATAAAAAAGTCGAACACTTCGCTCAAAAAGGAGTTGCACACAGACGTGCAAGGGGAAAGACACAAGCGAGATGATCCACCTGATGAGGAAAGACAGACAAGTGAAAATGCGCCAAGATTAAAGTCatcccttaaaaaaaaaatcagctcTTTGGATGGAAGTACCTTGGAACAAGTGAGCTCCAAACGCGCAGgtgtgggggggagcagcagcggCGCTTCGGAGGGGTCGCTTAACGGGGAAACCTCGAAAATGGGCGCGACGCtggagggaggaaaaaacgaaggCGATGAAAGCAGCGCAGATGATGACCGCAATACAGATGGGGGTGGCAACACAGATGCGGGGGCCAACTCGGGTGACGAACAATCGGCAGACAAGCCGAagggagcggcaaaaggggcaacCAAAAAAGTGTCCGTGTTCCAGCGGCTAGCCACGACGCACACGCTGAGCAGCAGCTACAGACGCGCAAGTCCAAAGCTGAAAAAGCTGCACACAGAAAATCTCCAAGCAGCCttgaaagggggggggcccaAGAAAGCCTTCAGCATGAAAGTGGACAAAAATGTGACCTATTCTTCATTCGCCCCGTACAATAAGGCGCGAAAGATAAATGCGGAAAGGAAACTAAATATGATCAGGGCCAAGACGCAGATATTGAAAATAGCCGAGAGGTTCATGAGCACAGAGAAAATCAAGTCCTTCCAAATGGTGGAGAGAAGAAACACTCAGTCGTTGGCGAGAGGTGGGAAGCCCCATTCGGAGATGGAGCAGTTGGAGAGGGAGGAGAAGTTGGAGAGGGAGGAGAAGTTGGAGAGGCTGAAGAAGCTGGAGAagacgggggggaggaagccaGGGGATATTCCCATTCCCTTGAGGGGAAGCTCAACCAAGCATGGCGACTTGGGCAAGGCCAACCAGAAAAACCGCCCAACATTAAGAAAGCACAAAAAGATGGTGCTGCAAAAAACAGGTAGCCAACAAGGACTGCCATTATTTGAAAACATGCTGGGAGTGAGCCATTCAGGAGGAGTGTACACCTGGGATGGATATCagtggaggaaaataaaCATCCTCTACGAATATTTCGTGTCCCTCTGCACAGACAAAAAGGGACACATCCTTTGCATCAATACAGATTTCAAGCCAGGTTTTCTGATGAGCAATAGGTGCTTCCAAAAAATAGACACCCATAGGGAAgctctctttttaaaaatggccaTAAGtgggaggaacaaaatgtgGGCAATAAACCTCCGGGGcgatttacaaaaatgggacaAATACGAATGGgtgcaggaaaaaaaggcctaCGGAATAGCGAAGTTGAAATCTTTAGCCTTTGACAGAAGTGATCGCCTGTGGGTTCTGGACGAGAAGAATTATTTCTACATCTACCACACGGAGCGGAAGAATTGGATGCTTCACAGTGACAGCagcaaggggggaggaggcaaCATAAACGACTTTGATTTTAACGAGAGCAACTTTTTGGTGGCCCTCACCTCCGACGGGATGATTAAATTTTGTAGAAATGGCCGGTGGGTGAGGTGCGGAATGTTGGGGCAAGTGAAGATTTCCAGTTTGCATTTTTCGAGGAGGGGAGGCGGGTGA
- a CDS encoding hypothetical protein, conserved (encoded by transcript PVX_080395A) gives MKGLPIRLIRNLLPSVTLNRINCTHLLKHLENVCEHMALVGRYTQGGSARRRVTSRHMKKVERNKGGGTSTKETIGRSKLFDQVDEQLNKAVVLLPEFGPSGIIRLLYALQKIKDEKKKRKKKSVLKRIEYYLLRGSLNDSLYHFWSHLRINDAILLFRMFIKNSYFEPALLGKLIGEVVHNGEFCTSSDVVLFLRSYHFYRWKVKRIKRWRCREVSLSDDCLRKLFHLIVRNQFDLTHKEMCTFFCLFSIYGRVLPFDERWVIYSKAIQFVERTQLAYSPRQVKSFILSLFRVSSFLFDGAGVPQGGSDSHVERLSEEGLSEEGLSEESLSEEGLSVEKLSEECLPVVKPTLRSLFHLYKSQNTDVRVEDELRILESALHSHYYHYDSLESILFHIKNNFAQLGLSNGLKFVRLVRKLRGVHLADGAVHTEVCMSNTERKFVRHMLDHILSNCAEVFRARYRYPPRKVRGVLSLDRFAPVEGEPNHEITGLHP, from the coding sequence ATGAAGGGTCTGCCGATTCGTCTGATCCGGAACCTCCTCCCGAGTGTAACCCTAAACAGAATAAATTGTACCCACTTATTGAAGCACCTGGAAAATGTGTGTGAGCATATGGCCCTGGTGGGGAGGTACACCCAGGGGGGGTCAGCGCGAAGGAGAGTGACAAGTAGGCACATGAAGAAGGTGGAGAGgaacaaagggggaggcaccTCCACGAAGGAGACAATCGGAAGGAGTAAATTATTTGACCAAGTGGATGAGCAGCTTAACAAAGCGGTGGTTCTTCTCCCGGAGTTTGGGCCCAGTGGAATCATTCGGTTGTTATatgctttgcaaaaaataaaagatgaaaaaaaaaagagaaaaaaaaaaagcgtccTCAAACGGATTGAGTACTACCTACTGCGAGGCTCCCTGAATGATAGCCTTTACCATTTTTGGAGTCACCTAAGGATAAATGATGCCATCCTCTTGTTTAGGATGTTTATAAAGAACAGCTATTTTGAGCCAGCCCTTCTTGGCAAGCTCATCGGGGAGGTGGTGCACAATGGGGAGTTCTGCACATCCTCCGACGTGGTGCTTTTCCTGCGTTCGTATCATTTTTACAGATGGAAGGTAAAGAGGATTAAACGATGGAGGTGTAGAGAAGTTTCCCTCTCGGATGACTGCCTCAGGAAGCTCTTCCACCTCATCGTGCGCAACCAGTTTGATCTCACCCACAAGGAGatgtgcacctttttttgcctcttctccATCTACGGGCGTGTTTTGCCCTTTGATGAGCGGTGGGTAATTTATAGCAAGGCGATCCAATTTGTAGAGAGGACTCAACTGGCCTACTCCCCAAGACAAGTGAAAAGTTTCATCCTAAGTCTCTTTAGGGTTAGCTCCTTCCTGTTTGATGGGGCGGGGGTCCCTCAAGGGGGGAGCGATTCCCATGTGGAGAGACTCTCTGAGGAGGGTCTATCTGAGGAGGGTCTATCTGAGGAGAGCCTATCTGAGGAGGGTCTTTCCGTGGAGAAACTATCTGAAGAGTGCCTACCCGTGGTGAAGCCCACCTTGCGCAGCTTATTTCACCTTTACAAGAGCCAAAATACGGACGTCCGGGTGGAAGACGAGTTGCGAATCCTGGAGAGCGCCCTGCACAGTCACTACTACCACTATGACAGCCTCGAGAGCATTCTCTTCCACATAAAGAATAACTTTGCCCAGTTGGGCCTTTCGAATGGGCTAAAATTTGTTCGCTTGGTTAGGAAGCTGCGAGGTGTGCACTTGGCCGATGGGGCGGTGCATACAGAGGTGTGCATGTCAAACACGGAGAGGAAATTTGTGCGCCATATGTTGGACCACATTTTAAGCAACTGCGCGGAGGTATTCAGGGCCCGGTATAGGTACCCTCCGCGGAAAGTTAGGGGCGTCCTCTCACTTGACCGCTTCGCGCCTGTGGAGGGGGAGCCGAACCACGAGATCACCGGTTTGCATCCCTAG